A region of the Cannabis sativa cultivar Pink pepper isolate KNU-18-1 chromosome 3, ASM2916894v1, whole genome shotgun sequence genome:
aatgagtcagctattgtcaatataaattcttgatcttgattgtatgttccatttcgattttactgttgtaagtaaaagtttgatacctttgaaacttctttgttaaagtttcacactaccttaattaagtgggagaattttaaagttctatacccatcttcattaggttgataattgtgataggtacttaagaacactactgaaaagcaaatctaaccattcacatggataggtatagcttatcaaaattatgagaataagataaagaactctagttcagtccattcgaatgacttgaaccaagaattcttaatcctcataaagtttgatggtatcttaattttgattactttatctctggcatgtatttttcacttcaaatactagtatgctatgttgatgacttagtcttaacttaaagttttaagactaatacaaaagtcacaactagataactctctaaacaatcagaggttaaaagtattatttaacctgacatctgctattgagtgggagctatctgagatgtaatcaaatagggaacattagaagatattcaagaaagatttatgaaagtgatctatatgttagatattaaggaactgtgtatcagttttcCTTGTATTTCACCATCTAATTTAGATTTATATAAGATGgtacttactttgggggtggaggaattattgaataataattcaagctctaccagagaagaactataacttggtctattcgaaaataccagaaagttatatcactgaagaaaagtctacactgtattatctcaattacatattttaaaatatgagagatatgtcttctgttaattcagatgtacttttaaaacagaaaagatttcagtatcccttgatgagtaaagcatatagtaaaggatgtttcataagtgtatttatgaactagtttccagaaatttgggtggattcaaatatactacacttgatctaaagatccagacatcagattgacctatttgcacagtttttatattagtgcaagtgggagtttgttgggttttatgccctaaataaaactctttacaatctgattagttatcaatataagaaatttgaagtgattgatgtttgcatgaattttacatgctaatggtttaatatgttaaatatgtttattacattcatacacacagaatcagtttaatccagatcatatgtttattcacaattacagtatcgtcaacacagtggaatgtgattgtgatcatatgaatcaaaagttttggtccctgtttcatcagtgttattggatttacactaatgtgataatcagcgatgatgtatacttacacttggagtaagtgttatgttctttccaggacattagtaaagtatactagtttcgaatgtatggagtatacattggactggaccgatattgcaactacgttaagatattacaaacttaccgatatacatatctttccaagtcaatatcagtagttgatcttaagattaaaagaatctaaatcctgatatgcttaggctcaactcaggagtgctattcatgttctttgatgtattagttaagcctacttttgggtcagggtgatacgtatattttgggaacatgatagtatgattgagtgggagtgctgaacataaatatggaatctatagcttctactggtgtatagaagtcaagtgatgattcccttcgagcttagcaaatagaagtaaatggatgagctcttgtttaactgactaattattagatcactaaaaaccatttacaggtagctaagtgttttaaggggcaaaatacattgaggggtgagaacggtaaagaaatcccatctcgatgtagatcatctatatagaggatctttaaatcacaataagattataacaatggttaaatgagatagtatattgatattgtggaacatacaatatgctctatataagtctgagagtgcaattctaagttctaagagtggattcaacgaagaattaataagtaggaatttacttggtaaatttggttcacttattggaagctcagcatatagatccatggtccccattctagttgagaacattctgcttgtaagactcattaattgattcgtgattgatcaattataattctaaagttagactatgtctaattttatgaattttcactaagcaggggtgaaattgtaaagaaaagagtttctaggtttatttatttattaatggactttttatgtctaattaataattaaattaaatgacaatattatttaataatctattttagttattaaataattagttttggcatttaaaaggttagaattgaaaaattggcgtttttgagaaaatagagataaaatttgataaaattgcaaaattaagtgaggcccattacaacaccatggccggccacttaagttgatttttcaaattaatattttcattattttaatgccaaataaatcctaacctaaacctagtagttgcctataaatagaaagtgatggctcagtcaaatcataagttttaacaagccttctgacagaaatttctctcttcagaaaaactgagccttccccactttctacaccttggccgaaaccctctctcttttcttcttcatctttttcgtgaccctagtgaaagagtaagtgcccgcacacagcaagcagtaactcaatcatagattggaagactgtgaaggatcaaaacttgaagaagaaggacattcgggctcagatcttgattatactctgctacagaaaggattcaagggttagagatctgagtggaaggagacattaattccgctgcatcaatgtaaagttttcttaactttatatgtgtttaatttatcgttttagaaagttcatatttagaatgttttaacaacatacttgtgagtagatctaagatcctggtaaaatatattccaacatttCAACACTCCACCTCAACTACATCTGAATACGTTATGAAAATTTTGAAGGAGGTATGCCGTTTATCTAAAGAGTTAATTACTCCACCTTCGTTTGATGTAGTTCCTCCGAAATTCGATTCAATTCAAAATATTATCTATATTTCAAATATTACCTACATCTCTGCTCATGTTCCCATTGATGAACAAATACCATATCGAGGTGGGATGGTGAATACAGCTCAAAACGTCATGTGTATATGTTCATTTGACATGAAATTCACATATGTTTTTATTGGATGGGAAGGATCGACTAATGATGCACGAATTCTTTCAAAATCCACAAACCCAGATTATAAATTTCTAGCTCCACCTTATGGTATGTTATCAAATTTATTAGGTTTATTgagattattttttgttaatatttatatggaaaaattaatatcaattaacattgtttagaaaaatattatctagTTAATTTTGGATACACAAACATGTCTGGTTTTATTTTCCCGTATCGAGGGGAAATATATCATTTGAATCAAATATGCAGATCGCAATCCTTCAGAAAAAAGGGAGTTGTTCATTATCAACATTCTTCTTTGAGAAATATCACTGAGCGATGCTTTAGCATATTGAAGACTCATTTTCCCATTTTATAGGGATGAATGTAGAAAAAGACATATGTTGATAGAGATGAAGACATTCCTAAAGTATAAGATATTACTATACAAAGTACCCACTAAacttgttggaatatattttacaaggatctaaatttactaccacgtatgttatttaacatcctaaatatgaatttctaaaacaatgtaatttaaacacataaaaaatttgagaaaccttacattgggtgcagcagaattaaatgactccttccgctcagatctctaacccttgtattctttctgtagcagagtatcaccaagatctgagcccaattctccttctcttgaattggattcttcacagtcttacacactatgattgagtaccacttgatgtgtatgggaacttactctatcactatagggttcgaaatattgaagagagaaagaaagaggaagGATTCGAATGGGATAGAGAAGATGGCTCAAAATTTTGACTGAAGGCCAGTTTGTTCAAACATCTTTTAATTTGAGGCCATaaatatctatttataggaatccaaCTAGGTTTAGGGTGgacttatttggcattaaaaaaatgataaataaatggtaaaaataaagcataagtggccggccatggatgtggggccccactttgcaattttgctattttttcaactatttatcttattttctcaaaaatatcatattttccaattcaaccacttaaatgctaaaactatttatttaataatcaaaattaattatcaaataaaattaccatttaatatatttattaattatacttaataaagtctcttaattaacaaataaaccctagaatctcttttcttcacaattaagccctagcttagtgaaaattcataaactagacatagtctaattttagaattataattgattaattaaaatcaatcaactgagtcttacaagcagtattgtctcaactagtatggggaccatgggcctatacaaccgagcttccaataagcagaactagaatttacaaagtaaattctgttggaaatattttaccagaatctagatttactaccatgtatgtttcattaacatcctaatgtgaattctaaaacaataaaataaacacatataaagtttaggaaaccttacattgggtgcagcgaaatataatgactccttccgttcagatctctagccctcgattcctttctgtagcagagcatcaccaagatctgaacctggatctcgttttctccttctttgatggttggattctacacaatcttccacactatgattgagataccgcttgatgtgtgtgcgcactactctatcactagggtatttcgaaattgaagagaagaaaagagaagaagaggggcGTCTAGgaagctcaggtttttctctgagaaAGAATAAGATGCAAgttcatagtttcctgaagccatcactttctatttatagaatgccatctaggtttagtttagaattgtatggcattaaaataataaaaaatataaatggtaaaccctatACAAAGTGGCTGCCCTATACAAAGTGGCCGCCCATATTAgcggataatgggcctcactttgctattttgccattttgtcatttctcaatcccattttctcaaaaatgtcgattttccaattcaaccatttaaatgccaattctaattatttaataactaaaaattaattattaaataatattgtcatttaatatatttattaatttagacatttaaagtctcttaattaacaaataaaacctagaatctcttttctttacaatttcgcccttgcttagtgaaaattcataaactagagatagtctaactttagaattataattgattaattaaaatcaattaactgagtcttacaagcagtatggtctcgactagtatggggaccatgggcctatataaccgagcttccaataagtctaaccgaatttaccaagtaaattctctaacttattaattccttattgaatccacacttagaacttggaattgcactcttagtcatatagaacgctctatatgttccacgatatagatacgctattaattatccgttgttataatcctaatttgatcaatcaccctctaatagatgatctacattgaataggaattaaattaccgttacaccttcaatgtattttatccttaaaacacttagctccgtagaaatgatatttcagcaaagtgaaatgagatctccaccatttatctctgtttagccaagctcaaaggatatcatcgtttcacttcttaattcctataaaatttatagactccatattaatgttagcgctcccactcaattatactatcatgttcccaaaatgtacgtatcaccctgacccaaaagtaggcttaactaacaaatcaaagaacatgtataatactcttgagatcaaacttaaccatatcaggattaagatcatttgatctaggatcaacaggtaatattgaattgaatagatattacggtaaactttaatatatctaatcaaagttcaatatcggtcccttccgatgcatactccatacatccgatactggtaaactttgccaatgccatggaaaggacataacacttatccaaggtgtaagaatacttatcgctgattatatcatgccagtctaaatccagtaaactgacaaatcagggaataaacttttgaacatataattaagattatattccactgtgttgacaacactataatcattaacaaattcatatgttctggacataaatagaattcatacattatatatatataatcatgaaataaatcatgtgaaccatgcaacataaaatgttatttctgatctttattaataagtaaatctgattatattgaaatgggttttatttagggcacaaaacccaacaaatttcctaacttattaattcctcattgcatccaccgtagaattagaattgcactctcagttatatagaacgctcaatatgttccacgatatagatacgctataaacatttaaccatcattctaatcccaataatcaaagatcctcaatagatgatttacaccgagtggggacaaatttaccgtttcacctctcaatgtattttatccttaaaacacttagcttcctataagtgatatttcagtaaactaatataatcactgaaataagagctcttccatttatgtcTATtaagtcaagctcgaaggaaatcatcatttcacttctatccagatagaagctatagattccatatctatgtttagcgctcccactcaattgtactatcatgttcccaaaatgtacatatcacccggaccaaaaggtaggcttaactaacagatcaaagaacatgaataacactcttgagatcgaacctaagcatgtcaagttaagatcttttgatctaagatcaaccattgatattgacttagaaagatacaacggtaagattataataactttaccaagatcaatatcggtcccagtccaatgtatactccatacgtccaaaactagcatactttgccaatgtcttggaaagaacataacacttatccaaggtgtaagtatactttatcgttgattatcacatcagtgtaaatccagtgcacagatgaatcaagggacattatcttttgaagcatataatcacaattaccttcaactgtgttgacatcactctaattgtgaataactatatgttttagacttaacaaattttgtacacattaaaccataaataaGAAAACaatatgtaaacataaatgacttctaatcttctattgataacaaatcagattgtattgtaatgggttttatttagggcataaaatcccaacaaaacTTTGAATGGGAGTGTTGAGTTTAGCATTTCAAGAGATCAAACTCGTGAAATGACTAATGTTCGTgataaaattgttgatcatatatAAAGAACAAATCGACGATGAAGATAATGAGTGAaatttattgataattatatattttttttaatatttttcttcatGATTGGACAATTATTagcttattttttattatgacttTGTCGATTTTGTGTTATAGATAATGAGTTTCGTGATttcaaattacttaatttttttaagatgctagtgagtattttttatttgattatattttttataatttttatatatttattttaaaataaaaatatatgatattcataattttttttaagaaaaaagaaaaaattaaaaatttatattttttatttttaaaattaaaaaataaaaatagttacagaatacatttttattttttgtttttgaaattataaaacaaaaaaaaggtAGTGACaaaaacacttttgttttctatttttaaatttaaaaataaaagtggttatagaacacatttttattttttaaaagcaaaattttaaaaacaaaaattctacttttttttttgtttttaaaattaaaaaacaaaagtattaccaaacaccacctaattttttaatttttttttaaataatatttaagttttaacatttgaagaaaataaatataaagtttaagaatatGAGAAATTAAATATACtcctaatattaaaaataacaataaaaaaataataatacaaataatatattaatatttatatatatattactataaaATTGATATAAGTtcaattaacttaaaataaataatattaatatttatatgtattctaattaatttaaaataaataatataatatttaaatatatttataaaactaactTCTCTACCAccattaaatttaacagaatattcttatatttttaaaatattctattaaactaataaaaattgttaaattaaattggttcgtttggaacgccttattacattgtattgtattgtatagtattatattgaatAGTATTCcatgtaatatttttatgtaaaactatgtGTGGTATtgacttttatggacacctaaatatataatattttagtataaattaaaatttaacatagtattatataaaaatatgatatataatccaatataatacaataaaatacaATAGGACCTAATACAACTTAATAAGAGTTAATTGTTTCCGTTTCTTGAactgttacattttttttttttggagtaaAACCTGAGATTCATTGATAAAATCAGAGAGTACAAAGTTCAGGTGAGATTGGAAGGTAAAGAACCATTCCAAATACATTCATTGTCTAATCCTAATCCAACCTTGGCAAGCGAGTGAGCAGTTTTATTACAATCTCTTGGAACATAAAGCACAGACAGATTAAGACTGAACAACAATGAATTGCTAAGACCATTAACAACATCACTAAGAACAGAGTTATTACAATAAGAGCTATAAATTTTATCAACCACACTTTGGCAATCCGAGGCAATAGTCAAAATAAGGAGCTAGATCGCTTGAATCCACTTAATAGCTGCAAGGATTGCTTTGCCTTATGCAACCTCAGGGGAAACTACACCAGAACAGGGGGCCATAAAACCAGCTCTGCTACAGCCTGCATTATCAAAAGCCACAACTCCATAACTATGCTTCATATGGCCCAAATCTAATGTCGCATCTGTGTAAACAATCCACTGCCCAGCAGGAAGCTGGACCTCTCGCCGATTCTGACGCAGTGCAGGGGAAGACAATACCATCTGCTTAGCATTAGCATCAATATACTCATGTAAATAGTTAGCAGCATAATCAAAAAGGTGATATGAGGAGAGCCCTACCTTCTTATGGAATAAATTATTTCTCTGACTCCAGATTGaccaaataaaacaaaataatagagCCAAATCAAATTTATTATAGGCATCTAAAGCACTGGCTAAAAATAAGCTAAAATTACTATCCTTATGATTAGTATAGAAGGTAAAAaatttggaatgtttccaagcTTTTCTAGCATGATTACACCCAAGGATAGCATGTTCAACAATCTCTGAATGCAACTGGCAAACCGGGCAAAGAGGGTTTGTAATAATGTGTCTAAAAAACAGAGAAGAGGCTACAGGAAGAGAGTGAGAAAGAGCACGCCAAATGAGGTGTTTAATTTTAGGAGGTGCTGTGGAGGCCCAAATTTTGGTCCAAAAAGATTTATTAGAAGCAAAAGAGGAGGAGGTAGGCATATCCCAAGACTGAAGAGCTAGATGGTAAGCAGTTTTTACTGTAAAAAGCCCTGACTAATCCGGGCCCCAGATCAGAGTATCATTGCAATGGTGGCCAGAAATGGGGACCTGCAAGATGTCTTCCACAAGAGAGTCATCAAAAAAGTCAATCAACTTTCCCCTATCCCAATCCCCAGAAGgcgaaagaaaaaaagaaagagattgagtAGGAGGAGCAGAAGTGGAATAGGACTTAAAACGACAGCCAGGAAACCAATGATCCCCAATTGTGCGAATACTTAACCCATTACCCACCTTCCTAATAAGACCCTGTTTAAGCAGGTCACATCCCCACAAAATACTTCTCCAAGAAAAAGAAGGCCTATGACCACAACTGCCTCAAGAATAAAAGAATGGGGGAAATACCGAGCTTTGAGAACTCTACATAACAACGAATCAGGGTATTGAAAAATTCTCCAAGCTTGCTTGGCCAGCATAGCCTGATTAAAATGAGTTAAACACCGGAACCCCAAACCCCCAACAAATTTAGATTGGAAAACACTAGACCAATTCTTCCAATGAACCTTGTGAGACTCTGCAGAAGAGCCCCACCAAAACTTAGAGATCAGGGATTCGATTTCCTTACAAATTTTTGTAGGAATGCGATAGCAAGCCATGGCATATGATGGAATAGCTTGAAGGACAGCCTTAATCAGAGTTTCTTTCCCAGCCCTAGAGAACCATTTATGATTCCAAGAATGAAAAATAGTGGCCACTTTATCCTTAAGGAAGGTAAAGGCAGGATATTTAACACGTGAGAGACATTGAGGAAGCCCTAAATATGTGGTAATAAAAGCCCTACCCTCCAACTGAAAAGTTTGGAAAAAGAGACTCCTAACCTCAGTACGGGTATTAGGAGAGAATAAAATAGAGGATTTAGCAAAATTAACCATCTGACCTGACGCTTTAGAATAGATAGATAAAGCATGATGCAGGGTTTCACAAGAACGCTTGTCAGCAGTGCAAAAAAGAAAACTGTCATCAGCAAACAGCAAGTGAGTAATAGAAGGTGCCCGCCTAGAAATTGCAATACCCCTCAGAAGCTCCCTATTCTGAAAATTTTGAAGGAGAGCAGAGAGACCTTCAGAGCAAAGGATAAAAAGGTAAGGTGAAATGGGATCACCCTGTCGAAGGCCACGAGTGGGCTTAAGGGACCCATGAACTTGACCATTTATAGAGAAAGAAATGGAAGCAGTGGTCAAGCACCTGAAAATGAGGGAAACAAAGTGAACAGGAAAATGAAAATGGAACATATGGTGTCTCAAAAAATCCCATTCAACACGGTCAAAAGCTTTAGTCATATCTAGCTTTAAAGCAGCCCATCCCCGCGTACCCACAGTCCGATTTTTAATAGCATGCACAAGCTCATTTGCAATAAGAATATTATCTTGGATAATATGACCCGACACAAACGTACTTTGACAAGGTGAAATGATTTTATCCAAGACTTTTTTAAGACGATTAGCCAGAATCTTCGAGATATCTTTATAAAGAGTGGTGCAAAGACTAATGGGTCGAAAATCTTTAAGAGTATTTGCATGTTGTTTTTTAGGGATGAGAACAATGAGGGTAGAATTAATCTCAGTGAAGTAACTTCCTTGATTCAGACAAGCAAGAATAGCCTTAGTGAAGTCAGCCCCTAAAACAGACCaatttttttgatagaaaaaagCATTGAGGCCATCTAAACCAACAGCTTTGTCCCCAGAAAGTTGGAAGACAGCTCTTTTGACTTCATCAGCAGTAAAATCTTGAGCAAGGAAGGTAATCTCAGGCTCATCAAGCCCTGGCCCCAAAGACTCAAAAATGGAGGCAgcagctgttggaaattattttaccatgatcttagatctactcacaagtatgttgattaacaccctaaatatgaactttctaaaacgatgaaataaacacatataaagtttagtaaaccttacattggttgtagcggaatcatatgactccttccgttcagatatctagcccttgattcctttctgtagcagagcattatcaatatttgaacctggatctctttctctgaatctttgatgctgaaactccttttgctgaaagtctttcttcacgatcttcctcactatgattgaggtatcacttgctgtgtgtgggcactactcatacactaagaatttcgaaatctcaatgaggaagagagagagagtgggttcggccaaagataaggagagagaaggctcagttttttctgaatgaaaaagtagaaaatttaagtgtaattttcctgaagccttcactatctatttatagcattccactagggttaggtttgaattatttggcattaaaataatgaaaatatcagtttaaaaatttaaaccaagtggccggccatgtacagtaatgggccttacttggattttgcagttttctcaattatgCATCTGatattctcaaaaacgccaatttttaaattcaaccatttaaatgtcaattctaactatttaataactataaataattattaaataatattgtcatttgtcatatttattaattgaaccatacaaagtatcataattaacaaatatgcccctaaaactctttctttacaatttcgcccttacttagtgaaaaattcacaaatagacatagtctaaattgagagttataattgattaatcaaaactaattatatgagtcttacaagcaatattatctcaactagtgcagggaccatgggtctatataaccgagcttccaataagtagatcaagaatttattactaaaattcactaactcattaattcttcgttgaatccacgcatagaacttaaaattgcactctcagtatatagaatgctctatatgttccaccatatagacacatcattagttatcgattgttataatcctaatgtgatcaatgatcctctatatgaatgatctacactgtaaagggattaaat
Encoded here:
- the LOC115710694 gene encoding uncharacterized protein LOC115710694 codes for the protein MSLISWNAQGLGNPRAFNRLSLLVKNHKPTLLFLMETRLKPNSVDRFKRALGFVNGFEVRRKYFGGGLLLLWGDDVVNIINYSTNHIDCIINLSSNYIWHLTFFYGSPVTHQKHITWKLLHNIYYNAANLPWLVIGDFNSYLSNSDKSGGSSADEASMDCFHNFLHQFTMAPLSYSGNKFTWTNKTIRERLDWAVASDFWYDFFPEHSLHHLGFYGSDHRVLKLVLTSSNPRANPTSVHKHFRFENIGLEDPSFYTTVDTAWKEWSNSHPTGSGFHSFLAQQDNCVSALKTWNKKSNHSKSNRIKYLKNDEGVVVNTQEGIAELVISYFSDLFSSQAAASIFESLGPGLDEPEITFLAQDFTADEVKRAVFQLSGDKAVGLDGLNAFFYQKNWSVLGADFTKAILACLNQGSYFTEINSTLIVLIPKKQHANTLKDFRPISLCTTLYKDISKILANRLKKVLDKIISPCQSTFVSGHIIQDNILIANELVHAIKNRTVGTRGWAALKLDMTKAFDRVEWDFLRHHMFHFHFPVHFVSLIFRCLTTASISFSINGQVHGSLKPTRGLRQGDPISPYLFILCSEGLSALLQNFQNRELLRGIAISRRAPSITHLLFADDSFLFCTADKRSCETLHHALSIYSKASGQMVNFAKSSILFSPNTRTEVRSLFFQTFQLEGRAFITTYLGLPQCLSRVKYPAFTFLKDKVATIFHSWNHKWFSRAGKETLIKAVLQAIPSYAMACYRIPTKICKEIESLISKFWWGSSAESHKVHWKNWSSVFQSKFVGGLGFRCLTHFNQAMLAKQAWRIFQYPDSLLCRVLKARYFPHSFILEAVVGLIRKVGNGLSIRTIGDHWFPGCRFKSYSTSAPPTQSLSFFLSPSGDWDRGKLIDFFDDSLVEDILQSWDMPTSSSFASNKSFWTKIWASTAPPKIKHLIWRALSHSLPVASSLFFRHIITNPLCPVCQLHSEIVEHAILGCNHARKAWKHSKFFTFYTNHKDSNFSLFLASALDAYNKFDLALLFCFIWSIWSQRNNLFHKKVGLSSYHLFDYAANYLHEYIDANAKQMVLSSPALRQNRREVQLPAGQWIVYTDATLDLGHMKHSYGVVAFDNAGCSRAGFMAPCSGVVSPEVA